Proteins encoded by one window of Desulfovibrio ferrophilus:
- a CDS encoding sensor domain-containing diguanylate cyclase — MSEPNWSDLFRLLSGMARLFQSCSTEEELFDVADWYIPRMFEGVDGAIHLFADADAKARSFTWGESESIATPPDMESNATLVKGQPLLIAPDAPAQGGCAAGTLTVPIIAAKRPLGVLQLAATEAEALENAQGMAFITAEHMALTVDNIRIRTRLKNLAVKDALTGLFNRRFFDESMNRETREAQETGAPLSVVMFDIDHFKNLNDTKGHDAGDVALQSVGRFLGATAGENDIPCRYGGEEFFFIMKGSNYEQALEMGETIRAGIAALNITHGEIQVSPINVSVGVALYPDHGDTPDKLAKAADLCLYHAKEHGRNQVVGYETIKK, encoded by the coding sequence ATGAGCGAACCCAACTGGTCCGACCTGTTCCGGCTGTTATCCGGCATGGCCAGACTCTTTCAGAGCTGTTCAACAGAAGAAGAACTTTTCGATGTTGCAGACTGGTACATCCCGCGTATGTTCGAAGGTGTGGATGGAGCAATTCATCTATTCGCAGATGCGGACGCCAAGGCAAGATCATTTACCTGGGGTGAATCCGAGAGCATCGCAACGCCGCCGGATATGGAGTCCAACGCGACCCTGGTCAAAGGCCAGCCGCTGCTGATCGCCCCGGACGCGCCCGCGCAGGGTGGATGTGCCGCAGGGACACTCACGGTGCCCATTATCGCCGCCAAGCGACCGCTCGGAGTCCTGCAACTGGCCGCGACCGAGGCAGAAGCTCTTGAAAACGCGCAGGGCATGGCCTTCATCACCGCCGAGCACATGGCACTCACGGTGGATAATATCCGCATTCGCACCCGCCTGAAGAACCTCGCGGTCAAGGATGCCCTGACCGGGTTGTTCAACCGCCGCTTCTTTGACGAATCCATGAACCGCGAAACACGCGAAGCCCAGGAAACCGGTGCCCCGCTATCCGTGGTCATGTTTGACATCGATCACTTCAAGAATCTCAACGACACCAAAGGCCACGACGCGGGTGACGTCGCCTTGCAGTCCGTAGGCCGCTTTCTGGGAGCCACAGCAGGTGAAAACGACATCCCCTGCCGCTATGGCGGCGAGGAATTCTTCTTCATCATGAAGGGCAGCAACTACGAGCAGGCCCTGGAAATGGGTGAAACCATCCGCGCAGGCATTGCTGCACTGAACATCACCCACGGAGAAATCCAGGTCAGCCCCATCAATGTCTCGGTGGGGGTAGCGCTATACCCGGACCATGGCGACACACCGGACAAACTGGCCAAGGCAGCGGACCTGTGCCTGTACCATGCCAAGGAACACGGTCGGAACCAGGTCGTGGGCTACGAAACCATCAAGAAATAG
- a CDS encoding RrF2 family transcriptional regulator gives MKLSARTRYAARLLLDLALHEENKPRKASQLSESTDVSVQFIEQIFKPLKQAGFIRSVRGANGGHLLNAAPETITLGGIYRAMEGSFTLADCCDDPKSCERATDCPTRSAWARISDALEKEMDAITLEELMHNPEGLID, from the coding sequence ATGAAACTTTCCGCTCGAACTCGCTACGCTGCCAGGTTGCTTCTGGACCTGGCTCTGCACGAAGAGAACAAGCCGCGAAAAGCATCTCAACTCTCGGAGAGCACCGATGTCTCCGTGCAATTCATTGAGCAGATCTTCAAGCCTCTGAAACAGGCCGGCTTCATCCGTAGCGTACGCGGAGCCAACGGCGGGCATCTTCTGAACGCTGCCCCCGAAACCATCACCTTGGGTGGAATTTATCGCGCCATGGAAGGTTCCTTCACCCTGGCGGACTGCTGCGATGACCCAAAATCCTGCGAACGTGCCACCGACTGCCCCACCCGCTCGGCATGGGCCCGCATCTCCGATGCCCTGGAGAAAGAAATGGACGCCATCACCTTGGAGGAACTCATGCACAACCCCGAAGGACTGATCGACTAG
- a CDS encoding sensor domain-containing diguanylate cyclase: protein MDESLLYEADPAYLEHLFKTERYIWLSLSYDMAAVIDLEGLIEEVNTPWTETTGYAMDELMGNYLMEYIHFADREITLAGLQSLVTSDIGSMQFNFRFRCKGGLLKDLNWTIIYSPEHNRYFCVVKDVTERSAGDAMAIAYRDALTGLHNRLFLQDNFPTILERATEEGKEVAVLFLDLDGFKEVNDTLGHKAGDLLLQKVAKRIKRAVDCSDCSVVRLGGDEFVAIGTHTRDEAAMGAKEIVRELSAPFMLGGIDVTIGASVGVSMFPEHGTTPEALLEKADKAMYSVKDTGKNNWTFAVDA from the coding sequence ATGGATGAATCCTTATTGTATGAGGCCGACCCGGCCTATCTTGAACATCTTTTCAAGACGGAGCGCTACATCTGGCTCTCCCTGTCCTATGATATGGCGGCCGTCATTGACCTTGAAGGACTCATCGAGGAGGTCAACACCCCCTGGACCGAGACCACAGGCTACGCCATGGACGAATTGATGGGCAACTACCTGATGGAATACATCCATTTTGCCGATCGGGAAATCACCTTGGCCGGGCTGCAATCCCTGGTTACATCAGACATAGGCTCCATGCAGTTCAACTTCCGCTTCCGCTGCAAGGGCGGGCTGTTGAAAGACCTGAACTGGACCATCATCTATTCTCCCGAACACAATCGCTATTTCTGCGTGGTCAAAGACGTCACCGAGCGTAGCGCTGGCGATGCCATGGCCATTGCCTACCGCGACGCCCTCACAGGATTGCACAATCGCCTCTTCCTGCAGGACAACTTCCCAACAATTCTGGAACGTGCCACAGAGGAAGGCAAGGAAGTCGCCGTGCTCTTCCTGGATCTGGATGGATTCAAGGAAGTCAACGACACCTTGGGGCACAAGGCCGGTGACCTGTTGCTGCAAAAGGTGGCCAAGCGCATCAAGCGGGCCGTAGATTGTTCCGACTGCAGCGTCGTCCGCCTTGGGGGTGACGAGTTCGTTGCCATCGGCACACACACCCGCGACGAAGCGGCAATGGGCGCAAAGGAAATCGTCCGGGAATTGAGCGCTCCCTTCATGCTTGGCGGAATCGATGTCACCATCGGCGCCAGCGTGGGTGTGAGCATGTTCCCGGAACACGGCACAACTCCCGAAGCCTTGCTGGAGAAAGCTGACAAGGCCATGTACTCCGTCAAGGACACGGGCAAAAACAACTGGACCTTTGCCGTCGACGCTTAA
- a CDS encoding response regulator: MDDDQLSLACDKLLLEREGYRVTAVNSGELALEYAQIRHYDLVLMGLTLPGLSGEHTAQLIRDPLGGAVSPRVPIIALSSQTGDRARKRCLKAGMDEFLPKPIIWEDMQHAIRCVLRGRNKTQAA; the protein is encoded by the coding sequence GTGGACGATGACCAACTGAGCCTGGCCTGTGACAAGCTCCTTCTGGAAAGGGAGGGGTACCGCGTCACGGCCGTCAATTCCGGTGAGCTTGCTCTGGAGTATGCCCAGATTCGCCATTACGACCTGGTCCTGATGGGATTGACCCTGCCCGGATTGAGCGGTGAACACACAGCGCAATTGATCCGTGATCCCTTGGGCGGAGCTGTCTCACCCAGAGTTCCCATCATTGCCCTGTCATCCCAGACGGGCGACAGGGCACGGAAACGCTGCCTCAAGGCAGGCATGGATGAATTCCTACCCAAGCCGATCATTTGGGAAGACATGCAGCACGCCATCCGTTGCGTCCTCAGAGGGCGCAACAAAACGCAGGCAGCCTAG
- a CDS encoding flagellar brake protein, whose translation MARDSSVDRKEGSALGVSIGTRMLVEPAGMGDRFKTEFIGMLRGQFIIVRIPRIPGLNDYLYVEKKITVRYVHEGNVYGFESEVVWNQQAPFRLLFLRYPTTVEILNLRKCQRVDCYLPVTIGMEEGGQFTEYQGMMLNLSCGGCQLVLDSKQGSMPPVSVDALVSVAFRMFGTNKDVRLEGKAKNINVNKNRMYMGVMYSELPSDVSEGIDNYVSNVAEYLES comes from the coding sequence ATGGCTCGGGATAGTTCCGTTGACCGCAAGGAAGGCAGCGCGTTGGGAGTCAGTATCGGCACCCGGATGCTGGTTGAGCCTGCGGGCATGGGAGATCGGTTCAAGACCGAGTTCATTGGGATGCTGCGCGGGCAGTTCATCATCGTTCGCATTCCCCGTATCCCCGGGTTGAATGATTATTTGTACGTGGAAAAGAAGATTACCGTTCGCTATGTGCACGAAGGCAACGTCTATGGCTTCGAGTCCGAGGTTGTCTGGAATCAGCAAGCGCCGTTCAGGCTCCTGTTTCTGCGTTACCCCACCACGGTAGAGATTCTGAACCTGAGAAAATGCCAGCGGGTGGACTGCTATCTTCCGGTCACGATCGGTATGGAAGAAGGCGGACAGTTCACCGAGTATCAGGGCATGATGCTCAATCTGTCCTGCGGTGGCTGTCAGTTGGTCCTGGATTCCAAACAGGGCAGCATGCCTCCAGTTTCTGTGGATGCCTTGGTTTCTGTGGCGTTCAGGATGTTCGGTACCAACAAGGATGTGCGTTTGGAAGGCAAAGCCAAGAATATCAACGTCAACAAAAACCGGATGTACATGGGCGTCATGTACAGCGAATTACCGTCCGACGTCAGCGAAGGCATCGACAACTACGTGAGTAACGTGGCTGAATACCTCGAATCCTGA
- a CDS encoding precorrin-8X methylmutase, protein MNEHSKTVPVDIVAPMDIENASMGIIESEIPEPRPFQGIEWQIVRRMIHTSADFEMLDLVRFHPDAVSAGQRALASGCRIFTDTEMARCAIPMRRMKPLGCTVTCLMNDPEVAKQAKRDGTTRALAAVNKSAPDMDGAIVVIGNAPTALLRLLELAAQGKATPALVVGMPVGFVNAAESKALLAAQHTLPYVTIAGRKGGSPLAGCVVNALAESILTERRS, encoded by the coding sequence ATGAATGAACATTCCAAAACCGTTCCCGTTGATATCGTAGCGCCCATGGATATCGAAAACGCTTCCATGGGCATCATCGAATCCGAAATCCCCGAACCACGCCCCTTCCAGGGCATCGAATGGCAGATCGTGCGGCGCATGATCCACACCAGCGCGGATTTCGAAATGCTTGATCTTGTGCGTTTTCATCCCGATGCGGTGAGCGCCGGACAACGCGCTCTGGCCTCCGGCTGCCGAATCTTCACGGACACGGAAATGGCCCGTTGCGCCATCCCCATGCGCCGCATGAAGCCCTTGGGCTGTACCGTGACCTGCCTGATGAATGATCCGGAAGTTGCAAAGCAGGCTAAACGCGACGGCACCACCCGTGCCCTTGCCGCCGTCAACAAATCAGCACCGGACATGGACGGAGCCATCGTGGTCATCGGCAACGCACCCACGGCACTGCTCAGACTGCTGGAACTTGCAGCACAGGGCAAAGCTACTCCCGCACTGGTGGTGGGCATGCCCGTAGGATTCGTCAATGCCGCCGAATCCAAGGCGCTGCTCGCCGCCCAACACACCCTGCCCTATGTCACCATCGCAGGCCGCAAGGGAGGGTCGCCCCTGGCCGGATGCGTGGTGAACGCTCTGGCAGAATCCATTTTGACAGAACGCCGAAGCTGA
- a CDS encoding ribonucleoside triphosphate reductase, translating into MAGAILKALKSNGIQDPLLSKRLARKVEEKLAGIDVPEQEHVQDMVEQVLMEGRLYSVAKKFMIYREKRRELRQQSAAYLDIKDTIDNYLSKADWRVAENANMTHSFQGLMLHLSGTVQARYALEKYPEEVRLAHEHGYFHVHDLSFGLAGYCAGWSLRDLLLEGFNLEGRSCAGPAQHFDSALGQMVNFLGTLQNEWAGAQAFNNVDTYLAPFVREDKLTYKQVRQAMQKFVFNLNTTSRWGGQSPFTNLTFDLAPPKHIAGEAVIIGGKLRDSTYGEYEKEMQWINKAFLEVMIEGDYHDRIFSFPIPTYNVTADFPWKTEIGELLLKLTAKYGVPYFQNFINSDLDPEDVRSMCCRLKMDLRELRKKTGGLFGAGDLTGSIGVVTLNLPKLAYLSQGEEDFLDLLTEYTELAKDSLEFKRKLINDNLERGMFPWSKRYLKNGFNGHFSTIGLLGGHEACLNLLGKGIETPAGTRLMERVLNHLQELTAGFQEETGSLYNLEATPAEGTSYRLARIDKRLYTEIKAAGNGTPYYTNSTSLPVGYSDDVLFALEHQNKLQPLYTGGTVFHTFLGEAVADTESLRKFIIKAFSNTKIPFLSITPTFSVCQEHGYIQGEHFQCPTCGIDAEVYTRIVGYYRPVSRWNEGKKAEYDDRLVYEDVCSR; encoded by the coding sequence ATCGCGGGAGCAATCCTGAAAGCCTTGAAGTCCAACGGCATTCAGGACCCCCTGCTGTCCAAGCGCTTGGCGCGTAAGGTCGAGGAAAAACTCGCCGGTATCGACGTCCCTGAACAGGAGCATGTGCAGGACATGGTGGAACAGGTCCTGATGGAGGGCCGGCTCTACTCCGTGGCCAAGAAGTTCATGATCTATCGCGAGAAACGTCGCGAACTGCGTCAGCAATCTGCTGCGTATCTGGATATCAAGGACACCATCGACAATTATCTGTCCAAGGCCGACTGGCGCGTGGCTGAAAATGCCAACATGACTCATTCTTTTCAGGGACTCATGCTGCACCTTTCCGGTACTGTCCAGGCTCGTTACGCCCTCGAGAAGTATCCTGAAGAAGTACGTCTTGCCCATGAGCATGGCTATTTCCATGTCCATGATCTGTCCTTCGGGTTGGCCGGGTATTGTGCGGGCTGGAGCTTGAGGGATTTGCTGCTCGAAGGGTTCAATCTCGAAGGACGTTCCTGTGCCGGACCTGCTCAGCATTTTGATTCTGCCTTGGGCCAGATGGTCAACTTCCTGGGAACGCTGCAGAACGAGTGGGCTGGCGCGCAGGCCTTCAATAATGTCGATACGTATCTGGCTCCCTTTGTCCGCGAGGATAAGCTGACCTACAAACAGGTCCGTCAGGCCATGCAGAAGTTCGTGTTCAATCTGAACACCACTTCCCGCTGGGGTGGTCAAAGCCCGTTTACGAACCTGACTTTTGACCTCGCACCGCCCAAGCATATTGCAGGCGAGGCGGTGATCATCGGTGGCAAGCTGAGAGATTCCACCTACGGTGAGTACGAAAAGGAAATGCAGTGGATCAACAAGGCGTTCCTGGAAGTCATGATCGAAGGTGACTATCACGACCGTATCTTCTCGTTCCCCATTCCCACGTATAACGTCACCGCCGATTTCCCTTGGAAAACCGAGATTGGTGAGCTGCTACTCAAGCTGACTGCCAAGTACGGCGTTCCCTATTTCCAGAATTTCATCAACTCGGACCTGGATCCCGAGGACGTGCGCAGCATGTGCTGCCGTCTGAAAATGGATCTGCGTGAGTTGCGCAAGAAGACGGGCGGGCTTTTTGGAGCAGGCGACCTGACTGGTTCCATTGGTGTGGTTACCCTGAACCTGCCCAAGCTGGCTTACCTCTCTCAGGGTGAGGAAGATTTCCTGGATCTGCTGACTGAGTATACCGAGTTGGCCAAGGACTCTCTGGAGTTCAAGCGTAAGCTGATCAATGACAATCTGGAACGCGGCATGTTCCCGTGGTCCAAGCGGTACCTCAAGAACGGCTTCAATGGGCATTTCTCCACCATTGGTCTGTTGGGTGGGCACGAGGCCTGCTTGAATCTTTTGGGCAAGGGTATTGAAACACCGGCCGGAACCCGTTTGATGGAGCGCGTGCTGAATCATTTGCAGGAACTGACAGCCGGATTCCAGGAAGAGACAGGGAGCCTGTACAACCTGGAAGCCACTCCGGCCGAGGGCACCAGTTATCGTCTGGCACGCATCGACAAGCGGTTGTACACGGAGATCAAGGCTGCTGGTAACGGTACCCCGTACTATACCAACTCCACGTCCCTGCCCGTTGGCTACTCCGACGATGTGCTGTTTGCCCTTGAGCACCAGAACAAGCTGCAGCCGCTGTATACCGGTGGCACGGTGTTCCACACCTTCCTGGGTGAAGCCGTGGCCGACACCGAATCCCTGCGCAAATTCATCATCAAGGCCTTTTCCAATACAAAGATTCCTTTCCTGTCCATCACGCCGACCTTCAGTGTGTGCCAGGAGCATGGCTACATTCAGGGAGAGCACTTCCAGTGCCCCACCTGCGGTATCGATGCCGAGGTCTACACCCGTATCGTGGGCTACTATCGCCCGGTATCGCGGTGGAACGAAGGCAAGAAGGCCGAGTACGACGATCGTCTCGTGTATGAGGACGTCTGTAGCCGGTAG
- a CDS encoding multiheme c-type cytochrome: MKRKFWIVGLAVMLMAAWSATAMAANYPKLREFRLERSMPQEAVACIECHKTEHPGMFSDWAQSRHASAGISCLDCHQADPNDQDVSLDHYKQYERGDNPYGKSEYKVPVTAVVTPKDCSRCHPDEVKQYSRSKHANTVEIMWKIDPWLNKGMNSDNERKTGCYYCHGTVIEMKDGKIDPATWPNTGVGRVNMDGSLGSCTSCHTRHRFSVEEARKPEACGQCHLGPDHPQIEIYTESKHGAIYNASGYEFNWKAAPGTWTPGVDFRAPTCASCHMSGAGTVKTSHDVTERLSWETQAPLTVRPVDFKPFPAQNDWKIERAKMSEVCQQCHGKNWVDAFYVDFDKAVEEYNEVYFKPAKAKLDEMYEKGALDKTKFFDEGLEVEFYELWHHEGRRARMGTMMMAPDYAWWHGFYECKNRFNRYMEEANHLLESGGKAFMYPTFPNATGDTTKPPKIFGKK, from the coding sequence ATGAAACGCAAATTCTGGATTGTCGGCCTTGCCGTGATGCTGATGGCCGCTTGGTCGGCCACTGCCATGGCCGCCAATTATCCCAAACTCAGGGAGTTCCGCCTGGAGCGGAGCATGCCTCAGGAAGCCGTGGCCTGCATCGAGTGCCACAAGACCGAGCATCCAGGCATGTTCAGTGATTGGGCTCAGTCCCGTCATGCCTCGGCCGGAATCAGCTGTCTGGACTGCCATCAGGCCGATCCCAATGATCAGGACGTCAGTCTGGACCACTACAAACAGTATGAGCGCGGCGATAATCCCTATGGCAAATCCGAATACAAGGTGCCCGTCACCGCAGTGGTTACGCCCAAGGACTGCTCACGCTGCCATCCCGACGAGGTCAAGCAGTACAGCCGTTCCAAGCATGCCAATACCGTCGAGATCATGTGGAAGATCGACCCCTGGCTGAACAAGGGGATGAACTCCGACAACGAGCGCAAGACCGGCTGTTACTACTGTCACGGCACTGTGATCGAGATGAAGGATGGGAAGATCGATCCCGCCACCTGGCCCAATACCGGTGTCGGCCGCGTGAATATGGACGGTAGCCTGGGCAGTTGCACCAGCTGTCACACCCGTCATCGCTTCTCGGTGGAGGAAGCCCGCAAGCCCGAGGCCTGTGGCCAGTGTCACCTTGGGCCGGACCATCCGCAGATCGAGATCTATACCGAGTCCAAGCACGGCGCCATTTACAATGCCAGTGGCTACGAATTCAACTGGAAGGCAGCTCCCGGCACCTGGACCCCAGGTGTTGATTTCCGCGCGCCAACCTGTGCCTCCTGTCACATGTCCGGCGCGGGCACGGTCAAGACCAGCCACGACGTGACCGAGCGCCTGTCCTGGGAGACCCAGGCTCCGCTTACTGTGCGGCCAGTTGATTTCAAACCTTTCCCGGCTCAGAATGATTGGAAGATCGAACGGGCCAAGATGAGCGAGGTCTGTCAGCAATGCCATGGCAAGAACTGGGTGGATGCCTTCTACGTGGACTTCGACAAAGCCGTCGAAGAGTACAACGAGGTCTACTTCAAGCCTGCCAAGGCCAAGTTGGATGAGATGTATGAAAAGGGTGCTCTGGACAAGACCAAGTTCTTCGACGAAGGGCTTGAGGTCGAGTTCTACGAACTGTGGCACCACGAAGGCCGTCGCGCACGTATGGGAACCATGATGATGGCCCCGGACTACGCCTGGTGGCACGGCTTCTACGAGTGCAAGAACCGCTTCAACCGCTATATGGAAGAAGCCAACCATCTGTTGGAGAGCGGCGGCAAGGCATTCATGTATCCGACCTTCCCCAATGCCACGGGTGATACCACCAAGCCTCCCAAGATCTTCGGCAAGAAGTAG
- a CDS encoding ATP-binding protein — MKIVRKIIEIDEELCNGCGECVPSCAEGALEIIEGKAKVVKDRYCDGLGACLGECPTGALQIIEREADEFDEEAAMAYVASKQSVAKPAGGCPGAAMAAFNPQAGGCPGSGMASFDKTSAAADTGGPSPSQLGHWPVQIKLIPPDAPFLRGADLVIAADCTAVAYPDFHREFVGGKTVMMGCPKFDGDYAARLADVFRHSGVRSVTVVRMEVPCCLGIAEAARRGLAASGRDDLEIREVIIGRQGSKMAGGLPGF, encoded by the coding sequence ATGAAAATCGTTCGAAAGATTATCGAGATAGATGAGGAATTGTGTAATGGCTGCGGCGAGTGCGTGCCGTCCTGCGCCGAAGGCGCGTTGGAAATAATCGAAGGCAAGGCCAAGGTGGTCAAGGATCGCTATTGTGACGGCCTGGGTGCCTGTCTTGGCGAGTGCCCCACTGGAGCACTCCAGATCATTGAGCGCGAGGCCGATGAATTCGACGAGGAAGCTGCCATGGCCTATGTGGCCAGTAAGCAGTCCGTAGCCAAGCCAGCGGGCGGTTGCCCCGGCGCTGCCATGGCCGCATTCAATCCTCAGGCCGGTGGTTGTCCTGGATCGGGCATGGCCTCTTTTGATAAAACCTCAGCGGCGGCCGACACCGGTGGGCCTTCTCCGAGCCAGCTCGGGCATTGGCCTGTACAGATTAAGTTGATTCCGCCTGATGCCCCCTTTTTGCGTGGCGCCGACTTGGTGATTGCTGCTGACTGTACCGCAGTGGCTTACCCCGATTTTCATCGTGAATTTGTTGGTGGCAAGACCGTGATGATGGGTTGCCCCAAGTTTGACGGTGATTACGCGGCTCGGCTGGCGGATGTGTTCCGTCACTCCGGTGTGCGCAGTGTGACTGTCGTGCGCATGGAAGTCCCTTGTTGTCTGGGTATTGCCGAAGCCGCGCGCCGTGGTCTTGCTGCTTCTGGACGCGACGACCTGGAGATCAGGGAAGTCATCATTGGTCGGCAGGGTTCCAAGATGGCTGGCGGTCTGCCCGGATTCTAG
- a CDS encoding NapC/NirT family cytochrome c — MKSAKPMVWIVLGIIIAFPLFSLTYYTMVRTSTPGFCASCHEIKFAYNTWKTSSHVNNGQGAVADCMDCHLPAPQDTWSFFYAKTFHGVKDVVAHFTGGGGDNYDNAVQREKAYASFKNNQCQKCHRNILHIPNKRGAMLAHRAVLYPLPGYDKKCVDCHRDLVHNERGYYDFKQYRLNPSLADI, encoded by the coding sequence ATGAAATCAGCAAAGCCGATGGTCTGGATTGTTCTGGGAATTATCATCGCATTCCCGCTGTTCAGCTTGACCTATTACACCATGGTCAGAACCTCCACACCGGGGTTCTGCGCCTCATGCCACGAAATCAAGTTTGCCTACAACACCTGGAAGACATCCAGCCACGTGAATAACGGCCAGGGGGCCGTGGCTGATTGTATGGATTGCCATCTGCCCGCACCGCAGGACACGTGGTCGTTCTTCTATGCCAAGACGTTTCACGGGGTGAAGGACGTGGTGGCGCATTTCACGGGAGGAGGCGGCGACAATTACGACAACGCCGTGCAGCGCGAAAAGGCCTATGCCTCGTTCAAGAACAATCAGTGTCAGAAGTGCCATCGCAATATCCTGCATATTCCCAACAAGCGAGGGGCCATGCTGGCTCACCGAGCGGTTTTGTACCCGCTGCCGGGATACGACAAAAAGTGCGTCGACTGTCACCGCGACCTCGTTCACAACGAGCGCGGCTACTACGACTTCAAGCAATACAGGCTGAACCCGTCCCTGGCGGACATTTAG
- a CDS encoding anaerobic ribonucleoside-triphosphate reductase activating protein, which translates to MSQHLEVWNHVRGIERLSLCDWPGHPSCVLFLGGCNLRCPTCHNGGLAWMPEELPAVDRTRVMSYLENRKMWLDGITVTGGEPTAVPDVAALIDDISCFGLPVKMDSNGMRPEVVEELLRSRLVHTFAVDVKGPFDKYPALTGGAATQEQASANMDHIFGLAAANPQSFYFRITKVPLLTKDDIETARGYLPTGFELIEQNFVPPGRNQHAQTDPEKRRMSGDVVSRSNRGSNPESLEVQRHSGPPAVQALGA; encoded by the coding sequence ATGTCGCAACATCTTGAAGTTTGGAATCATGTCCGGGGAATCGAGCGCCTCAGTCTGTGCGATTGGCCGGGCCACCCTAGTTGCGTACTGTTTCTCGGGGGGTGCAATTTGCGTTGCCCCACTTGTCATAACGGAGGCTTGGCCTGGATGCCGGAGGAGTTGCCTGCGGTGGACCGGACCAGGGTGATGTCCTACCTGGAGAACCGCAAGATGTGGCTCGACGGCATTACCGTGACCGGTGGTGAACCCACAGCTGTGCCCGATGTTGCTGCCTTGATTGACGATATCTCGTGTTTTGGTCTGCCTGTGAAGATGGATAGCAACGGCATGCGTCCGGAAGTGGTGGAGGAGCTCTTGCGCTCCCGCCTGGTGCACACCTTTGCGGTGGACGTTAAAGGTCCCTTTGATAAATACCCGGCTCTGACCGGCGGCGCCGCGACCCAAGAGCAGGCCTCCGCCAATATGGATCATATCTTTGGACTGGCAGCGGCGAATCCCCAGTCCTTCTATTTCAGAATCACCAAAGTCCCATTGTTGACTAAGGATGATATTGAGACGGCTCGTGGCTATTTGCCGACGGGTTTTGAACTGATTGAACAGAACTTTGTGCCTCCGGGGAGGAACCAGCATGCCCAAACAGATCCTGAAAAGAGACGGATGTCTGGAGACGTGGTCTCTCGATCGAATCGCGGGAGCAATCCTGAAAGCCTTGAAGTCCAACGGCATTCAGGACCCCCTGCTGTCCAAGCGCTTGGCGCGTAA